A section of the Cumulibacter manganitolerans genome encodes:
- a CDS encoding cytochrome P450 has protein sequence MTTDHAQEHAGARRGEPLLAADGVEMAEGIYKMYPSSHGIPVADWATDFDHADPEYNKHAHEIWDDLRERCPVAHSERYGGTWLPTRHEDVRKIAYDTENFTSRQVIVVNGRADPEMSPVGQAPPITSDPPYHQHARKLLLSQFRPNKIDPLEGEIRAICRQRLDDLGEIVPGETVIDAATQYAQHIPPAVISRMLGFPPGDDDKFRYFIHHVIENIDGSPEEKLAVGLEFNAYLDAQIEDHKQNPRDDLTSYLLEAEIGGQKLPHETVRGAMLLLLIAGIDTTWSAIGASLWHLAQNPADVERLRNDPDVMIFALEEFLRAYAPVTMARLVAKDVEIGGCPMKEEDFVLLPFPAANRDPEFIENADKFIIDRRVNRHSAFGLGIHRCLGSNLARLELRVAIEEFVNRFPDFSLPKEGDQTTWSLGQIRGPRSLPLLIR, from the coding sequence ATGACCACCGATCACGCCCAGGAACATGCCGGCGCGCGACGCGGCGAGCCGCTGCTGGCCGCCGACGGCGTCGAGATGGCCGAGGGCATCTACAAGATGTACCCGTCGAGCCACGGCATCCCCGTCGCCGACTGGGCGACCGACTTCGACCACGCCGACCCCGAGTACAACAAGCACGCGCACGAGATCTGGGACGACCTGCGCGAGCGGTGCCCGGTGGCGCACAGCGAGCGGTACGGCGGCACGTGGCTGCCCACCCGCCACGAGGACGTCCGCAAGATCGCCTACGACACCGAGAACTTCACGAGCCGCCAGGTCATCGTCGTCAACGGTCGCGCCGACCCGGAGATGAGCCCGGTCGGCCAGGCCCCGCCGATCACCAGCGACCCGCCGTACCACCAGCACGCGCGCAAGCTGCTGCTCTCGCAGTTCCGGCCCAACAAGATCGACCCGCTCGAGGGCGAGATCCGCGCGATCTGCCGCCAGCGGCTCGACGACCTTGGCGAGATCGTCCCGGGGGAGACCGTGATCGACGCGGCCACCCAGTACGCGCAGCACATCCCGCCGGCCGTCATCTCCCGGATGCTGGGCTTCCCGCCCGGCGACGACGACAAGTTCCGCTACTTCATCCACCACGTGATCGAGAACATCGACGGCTCGCCGGAGGAGAAGCTGGCGGTCGGTCTGGAGTTCAACGCCTACCTCGACGCGCAGATCGAGGACCACAAGCAGAACCCGCGGGACGATCTCACATCGTACCTGCTCGAGGCGGAGATCGGCGGGCAGAAGCTGCCGCACGAGACCGTGCGCGGCGCGATGCTGCTGCTGCTGATCGCGGGCATCGACACCACGTGGAGCGCCATCGGCGCATCGCTGTGGCACCTCGCCCAGAACCCGGCGGACGTCGAGCGGCTGCGCAACGACCCGGACGTGATGATCTTCGCGCTCGAGGAGTTCCTGCGCGCCTACGCGCCGGTGACCATGGCGCGCCTGGTCGCCAAGGACGTCGAGATCGGCGGCTGCCCCATGAAGGAGGAGGACTTCGTCCTGCTGCCGTTCCCGGCCGCCAATCGCGACCCGGAGTTCATCGAGAACGCCGACAAGTTCATCATCGACCGCCGGGTCAACCGGCACTCGGCGTTCGGCCTCGGCATCCACCGCTGCCTGGGCTCGAACCTCGCCCGGCTCGAGCTGCGGGTGGCGATCGAGGAGTTCGTGAACCGCTTCCCGGACTTCTCGCTGCCCAAGGAGGGGGACCAGACCACCTGGAGCCTCGGCCAGATCCGCGGACCGCGTTCGCTACCGCTGCTGATCCGCTAG
- a CDS encoding ferredoxin produces MRLKVDNEVCQGHNRCKVLAPELVDVDDEGYAVIKGDGTVPEELRGKAQLAVDNCPEFALSLEED; encoded by the coding sequence ATGCGACTCAAAGTTGACAACGAGGTCTGCCAGGGCCACAACCGCTGCAAGGTGCTCGCCCCCGAGCTCGTCGACGTGGACGACGAGGGCTATGCGGTGATCAAGGGGGACGGCACGGTCCCCGAGGAGCTGCGCGGCAAGGCGCAGCTGGCGGTCGACAACTGCCCCGAGTTCGCGCTGTCGCTCGAGGAGGACTGA
- the cysS gene encoding cysteine--tRNA ligase, with the protein MSLRLYDSRTRAVRDFVPDRAGEVSMYVCGITVQGPPHIGHMRVAVAFDVVRRWLTRSGYDVTMIRNVTDIDDKILIKAAEHDVDWWKWAYRYELVATDAYNTLGVLPPSYEPRATGHITEMIDLIGQLIERGHAYASGGDVYFDVHSWPRYGELTGTKVDELQPAGDTDAAAEAKKRDPRDFALWKGYKSSEPESASWPTPWGRGRPGWHLECSAMARRYLGPRFDIHGGGIDLRFPHHENEIAQSCAAGDDFAQYWMHNAWVTLAGEKMSKSLGNTLSIDELTKTARPVDLRFYLATVHYRSTVDFSDSSLGEARAAYGRIEGFIERSGVSGDVGDVELPAAYVEAMNDDIGVSGALAVVYDAVRQGNSALGAGEKDKAAALAMQVRAMLDVLGLDPLDPHWADGSSADLGWAVDDLLAQRTAARKARDFARADEIRDTLAARGISIEDTPDGPKWSM; encoded by the coding sequence GTGAGCCTTCGCCTTTATGACAGCCGGACCCGTGCGGTCCGCGATTTCGTGCCCGACCGCGCCGGCGAGGTCTCGATGTACGTCTGCGGCATCACCGTGCAGGGCCCGCCGCACATCGGGCACATGCGGGTCGCCGTCGCGTTCGACGTCGTGCGCCGCTGGCTGACGCGCAGCGGGTACGACGTGACCATGATCCGCAACGTCACCGACATCGACGACAAGATCCTCATCAAGGCCGCCGAGCACGACGTCGACTGGTGGAAGTGGGCCTACCGCTACGAGCTCGTGGCCACCGACGCGTACAACACCCTCGGCGTGCTCCCGCCGTCCTACGAGCCGCGCGCCACCGGCCACATCACCGAGATGATCGATCTCATCGGGCAGCTCATCGAGCGCGGGCACGCGTACGCCTCGGGCGGGGACGTGTACTTCGACGTGCACTCCTGGCCGCGGTACGGCGAGCTCACCGGCACCAAGGTCGACGAGCTGCAGCCGGCCGGCGATACCGACGCGGCCGCCGAGGCCAAGAAGCGCGATCCGCGCGACTTCGCGCTGTGGAAGGGCTACAAGAGCTCCGAGCCGGAGAGCGCGTCCTGGCCGACCCCGTGGGGCCGCGGCCGTCCCGGGTGGCACCTCGAGTGCTCGGCAATGGCCCGGCGCTACCTCGGCCCGCGCTTCGACATCCACGGTGGCGGGATCGACCTGCGCTTCCCGCACCACGAGAACGAGATCGCGCAGTCGTGCGCCGCCGGCGACGACTTCGCCCAGTACTGGATGCACAACGCCTGGGTCACCCTCGCCGGCGAGAAGATGTCCAAGTCGCTGGGCAACACGCTGTCCATCGACGAGCTGACCAAGACCGCGCGCCCGGTCGACCTGCGCTTCTACCTGGCCACCGTGCACTACCGCTCCACCGTCGACTTCAGCGACTCGTCGCTGGGCGAGGCTCGGGCGGCGTACGGCCGGATCGAGGGCTTCATCGAGCGCTCCGGGGTCAGCGGCGACGTCGGCGACGTCGAGCTGCCGGCCGCGTACGTCGAGGCGATGAACGACGACATCGGCGTCTCCGGCGCGCTCGCCGTCGTCTACGACGCCGTGCGGCAGGGCAACTCGGCGCTCGGCGCCGGCGAGAAGGACAAGGCCGCGGCCCTGGCGATGCAGGTCCGCGCGATGCTCGACGTCCTCGGGCTGGACCCGCTCGACCCGCACTGGGCCGACGGGTCGAGCGCCGACCTCGGCTGGGCGGTCGACGACCTCCTCGCGCAGCGCACCGCCGCCCGCAAGGCCAGGGACTTCGCGCGCGCCGACGAGATCCGCGACACGCTCGCCGCGCGGGGCATCTCCATCGAGGACACTCCCGACGGACCGAAGTGGAGCATGTGA
- a CDS encoding FAD-binding and (Fe-S)-binding domain-containing protein, with protein MTVELGMPGMPGTKIDRSTVDETGRLKLESLLRKGFSGDIEFGSGTRAAYASDSSNYRQTPLGVVFPRTAGDVAFALECARAVDAAVVSRGGGTALAGQTCNVALVIDFSRHMNAILELNVEEGWVRVQPGIVLDDLRAVTEQHDLTFAPDPATHAYCTIGGMIGNNSCGTHSVYAGKTVDNMISMKVLTYDGHEFEVGKITDEQLTELAGTPGRTGEIYAQISAIRDRYADAVRAEFPDIPRRVSGFNLDSLSEDGGPHIAKALVGSESTLVVVTEATLKLVPWPKHRRLVVLGYDDIFEAADHAPEFRRMRGIIGCEGVDEQLTIYMRKRNMHAKSLATLPPGKGWVLAEFGSFDEEDVDAMVDEAIAAAPGSPSVLVCRTPAEQKAMWAVRESGLGATARPPGEEPLVEGWEDAALPPEKLGEYLRRMTAIWDDYGYHGCWYGHLGDGCMHTRSNFNTGTIEGLRDYREYLERGAALVAELGGSISGEHGDGQGRAELWSKMFSPRLMQGFKEFKQAWDPRGRMNPGKLIDPFPLDTNLKHGPDRPHNPLTRTTFFFGDEGYSLQEAADRCVGVGRCRRTDTNTMCPSYRATRDEKHSTRGRAKLFQEMFRGEITEATWRNEDVKEALDLCLSCKGCKTDCPTNVDMATFKSEFLSHYYKGRARPREAYSLGMIRYGAKFASKLPSLANGVLASPVGKPLKAAAGVTTSRPAPVFAKQTLRKWLKQNVPAAAGDVVLWVDTFTNYLGPEAGIAAVRVMQAAGGKVVVPQEDLCCGRPLYDYGMLDSAKRNLEKTMRALRPAIEARTPVVVLEPSCLATFRDELLGLFPDDERAKVLSEIACSLPEWLAAKQSVVPSAGAGKRVLLQVHCHQNANGGYQKDVEILGALGYDVKVLDSGCCGLAGSFGFNAKHADLSKKIAEDRLLPMLAAEPDAIVVADGFSCQTQITQLAGREVRTIAELAAEAFAG; from the coding sequence ATGACCGTCGAGCTGGGAATGCCGGGGATGCCCGGCACGAAGATCGATCGCAGCACCGTCGACGAGACCGGTCGCCTGAAGCTGGAGTCCCTGCTGCGCAAGGGATTCAGCGGTGACATCGAGTTCGGCAGCGGTACGCGCGCGGCCTACGCGAGCGACTCGTCCAACTATCGGCAGACCCCGCTCGGCGTGGTCTTCCCACGCACCGCGGGGGACGTCGCGTTCGCGCTCGAGTGCGCCCGCGCGGTCGACGCGGCCGTCGTCTCGCGTGGCGGCGGGACCGCCCTCGCGGGACAGACCTGCAACGTCGCGCTGGTCATCGACTTCTCCCGCCACATGAACGCCATCCTCGAGCTGAACGTCGAGGAGGGCTGGGTGCGGGTCCAGCCGGGTATCGTCCTCGACGACCTGCGCGCGGTCACCGAGCAGCACGATCTCACCTTCGCGCCGGACCCCGCGACGCACGCCTACTGCACCATCGGCGGGATGATCGGCAACAACTCCTGCGGCACCCATTCGGTGTACGCCGGGAAGACCGTCGACAACATGATCTCCATGAAGGTGCTCACCTACGACGGGCACGAGTTCGAGGTCGGCAAGATCACCGACGAGCAGCTCACCGAGCTGGCCGGCACGCCCGGTCGCACCGGGGAGATCTACGCGCAGATCAGCGCCATCCGCGACCGGTACGCCGACGCGGTCCGCGCCGAGTTCCCGGACATCCCGCGCAGGGTCAGCGGCTTCAACCTCGACTCGTTGAGCGAGGACGGCGGCCCGCACATCGCGAAGGCGCTGGTCGGCAGCGAGTCGACGCTCGTCGTCGTGACCGAGGCGACCCTGAAGCTGGTGCCGTGGCCCAAGCATCGCCGGCTGGTCGTGCTGGGCTACGACGACATCTTCGAGGCCGCCGACCACGCCCCGGAGTTCCGCCGGATGCGCGGCATCATCGGGTGCGAGGGCGTCGACGAGCAGCTGACGATCTACATGCGCAAGCGGAACATGCACGCGAAGTCGCTCGCGACGCTGCCGCCGGGGAAGGGCTGGGTGCTCGCCGAGTTCGGCTCGTTCGACGAGGAAGACGTCGACGCGATGGTCGACGAGGCGATCGCCGCCGCCCCCGGCAGCCCGAGCGTGCTGGTGTGCCGCACTCCGGCCGAGCAGAAGGCCATGTGGGCGGTGCGCGAGTCGGGCCTCGGTGCGACCGCCCGCCCGCCCGGCGAGGAACCGCTCGTGGAGGGCTGGGAGGACGCCGCGCTGCCGCCGGAGAAGCTCGGCGAGTACTTGCGCCGCATGACGGCGATCTGGGACGACTACGGCTACCACGGCTGCTGGTACGGGCATCTCGGCGATGGCTGCATGCACACCCGTTCCAACTTCAACACCGGGACGATCGAGGGCCTGCGCGACTACCGCGAGTACCTCGAGCGGGGCGCCGCGCTGGTCGCCGAGCTGGGCGGCTCGATCTCCGGCGAGCACGGCGACGGCCAGGGGCGTGCCGAGCTGTGGAGCAAGATGTTCTCGCCGCGGCTGATGCAGGGCTTCAAGGAGTTCAAGCAGGCCTGGGACCCGCGCGGGCGGATGAACCCGGGCAAGCTCATCGACCCGTTCCCGCTGGACACCAACCTCAAGCACGGGCCGGATCGCCCGCACAACCCACTGACGAGGACGACGTTCTTCTTCGGCGACGAGGGGTACTCTCTGCAGGAGGCGGCCGACAGGTGCGTCGGCGTCGGGCGATGCCGGCGCACCGACACGAACACGATGTGCCCGTCGTACCGCGCGACCCGCGACGAGAAGCACTCCACCCGAGGGCGGGCGAAGCTCTTCCAGGAGATGTTCCGCGGCGAGATCACGGAGGCCACCTGGCGCAACGAGGACGTGAAGGAAGCCCTCGATCTCTGCCTGTCCTGCAAGGGATGCAAGACCGACTGCCCGACCAACGTCGACATGGCGACCTTCAAGTCAGAGTTCCTCTCGCACTACTACAAGGGCCGGGCGCGCCCGCGGGAGGCGTACTCGCTCGGCATGATCCGCTACGGCGCGAAGTTCGCCTCCAAGCTGCCGTCGCTGGCCAACGGCGTGCTCGCCTCGCCGGTGGGCAAGCCCCTGAAGGCGGCCGCCGGCGTGACCACCTCGCGGCCCGCGCCGGTGTTCGCGAAGCAGACGCTGCGCAAGTGGCTCAAGCAGAACGTGCCGGCCGCCGCCGGCGACGTCGTCCTCTGGGTCGACACGTTCACCAACTACCTCGGTCCGGAGGCCGGGATCGCCGCCGTGCGGGTGATGCAGGCTGCGGGCGGCAAGGTGGTCGTGCCGCAGGAGGACCTGTGCTGCGGGCGTCCGCTGTACGACTACGGCATGCTCGACTCGGCCAAGCGCAACCTCGAGAAGACCATGCGCGCGCTGCGGCCCGCGATCGAGGCGCGCACGCCGGTCGTCGTCCTCGAGCCGTCCTGCCTGGCGACCTTCCGGGACGAGCTGCTCGGGCTGTTCCCCGACGACGAGCGCGCGAAGGTGCTCAGCGAGATCGCCTGCTCGCTGCCGGAATGGCTCGCGGCCAAGCAGTCCGTCGTGCCGAGCGCGGGAGCCGGCAAGCGGGTGCTCCTGCAGGTGCACTGCCACCAGAACGCCAACGGCGGCTACCAGAAGGACGTCGAGATCCTGGGCGCGCTCGGGTACGACGTCAAGGTGCTCGACTCCGGCTGCTGCGGCCTCGCGGGCTCGTTCGGCTTCAACGCCAAGCATGCCGACCTGTCCAAGAAGATCGCGGAGGACCGGCTGCTGCCGATGCTGGCCGCCGAGCCCGACGCGATCGTGGTCGCCGACGGCTTCTCGTGCCAGACGCAGATCACGCAGCTCGCCGGCCGCGAGGTGCGCACCATCGCCGAGCTCGCCGCCGAGGCGTTCGCGGGCTGA
- a CDS encoding MFS transporter: MSAVAAYRRLFAISGMSYVVVAFLGRLPLAMSQIGTLLLVQDATGSYGAGGFCAGALAVANATGAPYFGALADRIGQRPVVLGQSLLGAAGFAGEVALVWAGASWPWLAVVAAAAGLACPQIGPLARVRWRPLTEGTPDQGRLVSTAFSYEGAADEATFVFGPALVGVCIAVVSPRFAMLLAAVILAVFGTAFAVHRSARLVGARSHGTGSTGRLLTAGLAVLSLAQLAIGMLFGSVQTGNSVIATAAGQAGMTGLLHALFGVGSVIAGIAVAALPEALPLVRRMRIFAVALLVLSLPLLLVDSIAWTVPALMVLGCAVAPYMITTFSLAERITAPARTGAAMTLLAAATGLGYAIGAAIAGRLADAGGATPAYAVTVAACALAVAIATLAGPRILPREEADRPRG, from the coding sequence ATGTCCGCTGTCGCCGCCTACCGCCGGCTGTTCGCCATCTCCGGGATGTCGTACGTCGTCGTCGCCTTCCTCGGGCGGCTGCCGCTGGCGATGAGCCAGATCGGCACCCTGCTGCTCGTGCAGGATGCGACCGGGTCGTACGGCGCGGGCGGGTTCTGCGCCGGGGCGCTGGCCGTGGCCAACGCGACCGGGGCGCCGTACTTCGGGGCGCTCGCCGATCGGATCGGGCAACGTCCCGTGGTGCTCGGCCAGTCGCTGCTCGGGGCAGCCGGATTCGCCGGCGAGGTGGCGCTCGTGTGGGCCGGCGCGTCGTGGCCGTGGCTCGCCGTCGTCGCCGCCGCCGCCGGGCTCGCTTGCCCGCAGATCGGGCCGCTCGCGCGGGTGCGCTGGCGGCCGCTCACCGAGGGGACGCCGGATCAGGGCCGACTGGTCAGCACCGCGTTCTCGTACGAGGGCGCCGCCGACGAGGCGACGTTCGTGTTCGGCCCGGCCCTGGTCGGCGTCTGCATCGCGGTCGTCTCGCCGCGCTTCGCGATGCTGCTCGCCGCCGTGATCCTGGCCGTGTTCGGTACCGCGTTCGCGGTCCACCGCTCGGCCAGGCTCGTCGGGGCCCGCTCGCACGGCACCGGCAGCACCGGCCGGCTGCTGACCGCGGGCCTCGCCGTCCTGTCGCTCGCGCAGCTCGCCATCGGCATGCTGTTCGGCTCGGTGCAGACCGGCAACTCGGTGATCGCCACCGCCGCCGGGCAGGCCGGCATGACCGGGCTCCTGCACGCGTTGTTCGGCGTGGGGAGCGTCATCGCCGGTATCGCGGTCGCGGCGCTGCCAGAGGCGCTCCCACTGGTACGGCGGATGCGGATCTTCGCCGTCGCGCTGCTGGTGCTGTCGCTGCCGCTGCTGCTGGTCGACTCCATCGCGTGGACGGTGCCGGCGCTGATGGTGCTCGGCTGCGCCGTGGCGCCCTACATGATCACCACCTTCTCGCTCGCCGAGCGGATCACCGCCCCGGCCCGCACCGGCGCCGCGATGACGCTGCTCGCCGCTGCCACCGGCCTCGGCTATGCGATCGGGGCGGCCATCGCGGGGCGCCTCGCCGACGCCGGCGGCGCCACGCCGGCGTACGCCGTCACGGTCGCCGCCTGCGCGCTGGCGGTCGCGATCGCGACGCTCGCCGGACCGCGGATCCTCCCACGGGAGGAGGCGGACCGCCCGCGCGGATGA
- a CDS encoding NUDIX hydrolase, giving the protein MPESRQVPLYRNEAVAVVFRVRPDRPGPGGLEVLAWRRERAPYDGHWALPSGPLLADETIGECVARHLAVRVDLTRIAHLEQLETRSDPGRDPAQRTVATAYLGLVPMTAATALPSHADWLPVGDLPRMAFDHASLVRSGHERLRAKISYTNLGFALAPETFTMATLSAVYGAVLGYRPSTTNLQRVLTRRGQLVRAGTTSPGSGKGGRPAHLYRFTERVATVTDPFAVLRPRQ; this is encoded by the coding sequence CTGTCGTCTTTCGCGTGCGACCGGACCGGCCCGGCCCCGGCGGCCTCGAGGTGCTCGCCTGGCGACGGGAGCGCGCGCCGTACGACGGGCACTGGGCACTGCCCAGCGGCCCCCTGCTCGCGGACGAGACGATCGGCGAGTGCGTCGCCCGCCACCTGGCCGTCCGGGTCGACCTGACCCGCATCGCGCACCTCGAGCAGCTGGAGACCCGCAGCGACCCGGGGCGCGATCCCGCCCAGCGGACGGTCGCCACGGCCTACCTCGGGCTGGTCCCCATGACCGCCGCCACCGCGCTGCCGAGCCACGCCGACTGGCTCCCGGTCGGCGACCTGCCGCGGATGGCGTTCGACCACGCCTCGCTGGTCCGCTCCGGGCACGAGCGGCTGCGCGCGAAGATCTCCTACACGAACCTCGGGTTCGCGCTGGCCCCGGAGACGTTCACGATGGCGACGCTGAGCGCGGTGTACGGCGCCGTGCTGGGATACCGTCCGTCGACGACGAACCTGCAGCGGGTGCTCACGCGACGCGGCCAGCTCGTGCGGGCCGGCACCACGTCGCCGGGCTCGGGAAAGGGTGGCCGCCCCGCGCACCTCTACCGGTTCACCGAGCGGGTCGCCACCGTCACCGACCCGTTCGCCGTGCTGCGTCCCCGCCAGTGA
- a CDS encoding sensor histidine kinase → MTTVPRISPVAVDLCVAAVLAAVLLPSGWRMAGSLGGGASAWALAALVTLHLLPPAGRRAPEATFAVACAAAAVLALLPVSRYQGQPVPMVLAPSMICFFVALYWCARERSAAVGRVALAVALVGGAGVLARLVLTDGWWGELPVDAAGWVLLALVPSAGSVAAWAIGRLHRRALDDRAAALTRAAEDERARIAGDMHDVVSHSLAVIVAQAEGGRMTTPDRSAREVLQVIGDTGRAALADMRSMLGVLRETPASRADPQPGVPDLRALAERSGASFTESGHARAIPAGVGLAAYRITQEALTNALKHGVGPATVRLSWEAGLSITVANPAAATGGDGSGSGLQSMRQRAESVGGTVEAGRRGTEWVVRAVLPVRGR, encoded by the coding sequence GTGACGACCGTGCCGCGCATCTCGCCCGTCGCCGTGGACCTGTGCGTCGCCGCGGTGCTCGCGGCGGTGCTGCTGCCCAGCGGCTGGCGGATGGCCGGCTCGCTGGGCGGGGGCGCCTCGGCGTGGGCGCTCGCCGCGTTGGTCACGCTGCACCTCCTGCCGCCGGCCGGACGGCGCGCGCCCGAGGCCACCTTCGCCGTGGCGTGTGCCGCCGCCGCGGTGCTCGCCCTGCTGCCGGTCTCCCGGTACCAGGGGCAGCCGGTGCCGATGGTGCTCGCGCCGAGCATGATCTGCTTCTTCGTCGCGCTGTACTGGTGCGCGCGGGAGCGTTCGGCAGCCGTCGGGCGGGTGGCGCTCGCCGTCGCGCTGGTGGGCGGCGCCGGCGTGCTGGCGCGACTGGTGCTGACCGACGGCTGGTGGGGCGAGCTGCCGGTCGACGCCGCCGGCTGGGTGCTGCTCGCGCTGGTCCCGTCCGCCGGGTCCGTCGCGGCGTGGGCCATCGGCCGGCTACATCGCCGGGCCCTGGACGATCGCGCGGCAGCGCTCACCCGCGCTGCCGAGGACGAGCGGGCCCGGATCGCCGGGGACATGCACGACGTCGTCTCGCACTCGCTGGCGGTGATCGTCGCCCAGGCCGAGGGCGGGCGGATGACGACGCCCGACCGCAGCGCCCGGGAGGTACTGCAGGTCATCGGGGACACCGGCCGGGCGGCGCTCGCCGACATGCGCTCGATGCTCGGCGTGCTGCGCGAGACGCCGGCATCGAGGGCCGACCCCCAGCCGGGGGTGCCCGACCTCCGGGCGCTCGCGGAGCGGTCCGGGGCGAGCTTCACCGAGTCCGGGCACGCCCGGGCCATCCCTGCCGGGGTCGGCCTGGCCGCGTACCGGATCACCCAGGAGGCGCTGACGAATGCGCTCAAGCACGGCGTCGGCCCGGCGACGGTGCGGCTCTCGTGGGAGGCCGGCCTCAGCATCACGGTCGCCAATCCGGCAGCTGCCACCGGTGGTGACGGGTCCGGGAGCGGACTGCAGAGCATGCGGCAGCGGGCCGAGTCGGTGGGCGGCACCGTCGAGGCCGGACGCCGCGGTACGGAGTGGGTGGTGCGGGCAGTGCTCCCGGTGAGGGGCCGATGA
- a CDS encoding response regulator encodes MIRVALVDDQPLLRSGVAMALGSQADLEVAWQADDGAQALEHQRCDPVDVVVMDVRMPVLDGIAATERICAGWPGTRVLVLTTFDLDEHALAALRAGASGFLLKDAPAEQLITAVRHVAAGDAVLAPAMTARLLRQFVAAAPRTGTAALASLTAREREITRLIAQGLTNPEIAASLYLSLTTVKTHVRAILRKLRARDRVQIVIAAYEGGLADQQR; translated from the coding sequence ATGATCCGGGTGGCGCTGGTCGACGACCAGCCGCTGCTGCGCAGCGGGGTCGCGATGGCACTGGGCTCGCAGGCCGACCTCGAGGTCGCGTGGCAGGCGGACGACGGAGCCCAAGCCCTCGAGCACCAGCGGTGCGACCCGGTCGACGTCGTGGTGATGGACGTGCGGATGCCGGTGCTCGATGGCATCGCCGCCACCGAACGGATCTGTGCGGGGTGGCCGGGCACCCGGGTACTGGTGCTGACGACCTTCGACCTCGATGAGCACGCGCTCGCCGCGCTGCGCGCGGGCGCCAGCGGCTTCCTGCTCAAGGACGCTCCCGCCGAGCAGCTCATCACCGCCGTCCGGCACGTCGCGGCCGGAGACGCCGTGCTGGCCCCGGCGATGACCGCGCGCCTGCTGCGGCAGTTCGTGGCGGCGGCGCCCAGGACGGGCACGGCCGCGCTCGCCTCGCTGACCGCGCGCGAGCGGGAGATCACCCGGCTGATCGCGCAGGGGCTGACCAACCCGGAGATCGCCGCGTCGCTCTACCTCTCGCTGACCACGGTCAAGACGCACGTCCGCGCGATCCTGCGCAAGCTGCGCGCCCGTGACCGGGTGCAGATCGTCATCGCCGCCTACGAGGGCGGACTAGCGGATCAGCAGCGGTAG
- the rlmB gene encoding 23S rRNA (guanosine(2251)-2'-O)-methyltransferase RlmB translates to MAGNSQRKGAMRKSGTKKGQVVGSGGQRRKGLEGRGPTPRAEDRPNHKAYRRSQAVKRVAGKQTTGRKTSGGPELLVGRNPVVEALRAEIPVTALYIAERTEIDDRVREAIKICSDTNTPIQEVSRSELDRLTGGALHQGIGIAVPPFRYTDPADMVAAAVDAGLVPLLVALDGVQDPRNLGAVVRSAAAFGAHGVIVPERRAAGMTATAWRTSAGAAARLPIAQVTNLSRTLLALQKSGVFVVGLAADGDVELQDLDVTGDPLCIVVGSEGKGLSRLVAEKCDQIVSIPMSGSTESLNASVAASVTLWQVASARGLGQGGAA, encoded by the coding sequence ATGGCTGGCAACTCACAGCGCAAGGGCGCTATGCGCAAGAGCGGCACCAAGAAGGGCCAGGTCGTCGGATCGGGCGGCCAGCGCCGCAAGGGGCTCGAGGGTCGCGGCCCCACGCCGCGCGCCGAGGACCGTCCCAACCACAAGGCCTACCGCCGGTCGCAGGCGGTGAAGCGGGTCGCGGGCAAGCAGACCACCGGGCGCAAGACCAGCGGCGGCCCCGAGCTGCTCGTGGGCCGCAACCCGGTCGTCGAGGCGCTGCGCGCCGAGATCCCGGTGACCGCCCTCTACATCGCCGAACGCACGGAGATCGACGACCGCGTGCGCGAGGCGATCAAGATCTGTTCCGACACCAACACCCCGATCCAGGAGGTCAGCCGCAGCGAGCTGGACAGGCTGACCGGCGGGGCGCTGCACCAGGGCATCGGCATCGCCGTGCCGCCGTTCCGCTACACCGACCCCGCCGACATGGTCGCGGCGGCGGTCGACGCCGGCCTGGTGCCGCTGCTGGTCGCGCTCGACGGGGTCCAGGATCCCCGCAATCTCGGCGCCGTCGTCCGGTCGGCCGCGGCCTTCGGCGCGCACGGCGTGATCGTGCCCGAGCGCCGCGCCGCGGGCATGACGGCCACCGCCTGGCGTACGTCGGCCGGCGCGGCGGCCCGGCTGCCGATCGCCCAGGTCACCAACCTCTCGCGCACGCTGCTGGCGCTGCAGAAGTCGGGGGTCTTCGTCGTCGGCCTCGCCGCCGACGGCGACGTCGAGCTGCAGGACCTCGACGTCACGGGCGATCCGCTGTGCATCGTCGTGGGCTCGGAGGGCAAGGGGCTCTCACGGCTGGTCGCCGAGAAGTGTGACCAGATCGTCTCGATCCCGATGTCGGGCAGCACCGAGTCGCTGAACGCGTCGGTCGCGGCCTCGGTCACGCTCTGGCAGGTCGCCAGCGCCCGGGGTCTCGGACAAGGAGGAGCGGCATGA